A region from the Paraurantiacibacter namhicola genome encodes:
- the rimK gene encoding 30S ribosomal protein S6--L-glutamate ligase, whose product MKIAMLARNPNLYSHKRLVEAAEARGHTLDILNTTRCTVNIASHRPTVMYKGETLSGYEAVIPRIGASITAYGLAVLRQFEMGGVWPLNESVAIGRSRDKLRSTQIMAKYGLGLPLTAYANDPKQAEQIIKAVNGPPVVIKLLEGTQGIGVVLAETLKGGASIIEAFRGANIAIMVQEFIKEAGGSDIRCLVVGGKVVAAMKRQGAEGEFRSNLHRGGSAQLIKITPEERSTAVRAAKAMGLNVCGVDLLRSNHGPVIMEVNSSPGLEGIENATGKDIAGQIIEFIEGNAKSGKTKTRGKG is encoded by the coding sequence GGTCGAGGCAGCCGAGGCGCGCGGCCACACGCTGGACATCCTCAACACCACGCGCTGCACGGTGAATATCGCCAGCCACCGGCCAACGGTGATGTACAAGGGTGAGACGCTGAGCGGTTACGAGGCGGTGATCCCGCGCATCGGGGCATCCATCACGGCCTATGGCCTTGCCGTGCTGCGCCAGTTCGAGATGGGCGGCGTCTGGCCGCTGAATGAAAGCGTGGCCATCGGCCGCAGCCGCGACAAGCTGCGCTCCACCCAGATCATGGCGAAATACGGCCTCGGCCTGCCGCTGACGGCCTATGCCAACGATCCCAAGCAGGCGGAACAGATCATCAAGGCGGTCAATGGCCCGCCGGTGGTCATCAAGCTGCTGGAAGGCACGCAGGGCATCGGCGTGGTGCTGGCGGAAACGCTGAAAGGCGGCGCCTCCATCATCGAGGCATTCCGAGGTGCCAACATCGCCATCATGGTGCAGGAATTCATCAAGGAAGCCGGCGGCAGTGACATTCGCTGCCTGGTGGTGGGCGGCAAGGTAGTCGCAGCCATGAAGCGGCAGGGCGCGGAAGGCGAATTCCGTTCCAACCTGCACCGCGGCGGCAGTGCGCAATTGATCAAGATCACGCCTGAAGAACGCAGCACGGCGGTGCGCGCCGCCAAGGCCATGGGCCTGAATGTCTGCGGCGTGGACCTGCTGCGCTCCAACCACGGGCCGGTCATCATGGAGGTCAATTCCTCCCCCGGCCTCGAAGGCATCGAGAACGCCACCGGCAAGGACATCGCCGGGCAGATCATCGAATTCATCGAAGGCAATG